The proteins below come from a single Biomphalaria glabrata chromosome 10, xgBioGlab47.1, whole genome shotgun sequence genomic window:
- the LOC106058900 gene encoding farnesyl pyrophosphate synthase-like, with translation MDSCNTESKKMKVSTELSEFDAIFEELVENLTKEGLQDKEIKDAFTWFKEVLIYNVPHGKKNRGISVVTSFKHLVPDASEDDIKIARVMGWCVELLQGFFLVADDIMDNSLTRRGQPCWYKKEGVGMIAINDSYFLESCIYKLIKRYAASKPYYVHLLELFLETTLQTVIGQCMDLITVPVEGKLDLSKFDMERYSTIVKWKTAFYSFYLPVAIAMYMSGITDEVVLAKAKEILLEMGHFFQVQDDYLDCYGDPEVIGKIGTDIQDCKCGWLVVRALEVASEEQKDKLKEYYGKWDDEAVQKVKNIYKELKVESLYLQFEEESYTKITHMINTLDVKLPKSIFHDFVNKIYKRQK, from the exons ATGGACTCATGCAATACAGAATCTAAGAAAATGAAAGTATCAACAGAACTATCTGAGTTTGATGCTATATTTGAGGAACTAGTGGAGAATCTCACAAAGGAAGGTCTACAAGACAAGGAAATTAAAGATGCTTTCACTTGGTTCAAAGAG GTTCTTATCTATAATGTTCCTCATGGCAAGAAAAACCGAGGTATTTCCGTGGTGACTTCTTTCAAGCATTTAGTTCCTGATGCCTCAGAGGACGACATAAAGATTGCTCGAGTGATGGGATGGTGTGTTGAGTTG TTGCAAGGTTTCTTCTTGGTTGCTGATGACATAATGGACAACTCCTTGACACGCAGAGGTCAACCCTGTTGGTATAAGAAG GAAGGTGTTGGCATGATTGCAATCAATGACAGTTACTTCTTGGAGAGCTGTATATACAAGTTAATCAAACGCTACGCTGCAAGCAAGCCATACTATGTTCATTTATTAGAACTTTTTTTAGAG ACCACTCTCCAGACTGTTATTGGTCAGTGTATGGACCTAATCACTGTCCCTGTGGAAGGCAAGCTGGACTTGTCTAAGTTTGACATGGAAAGATACAGTACTATAGTCAAATGGAAAACTGCCTTTTACTCATTCTATCTCCCTGTTGCTATTGCTATGTACATG TCTGGTATAACGGATGAAGTAGTTCTTGCTAAAGCCAAGGAAATTTTACTAGAAATGGGACATTTCTTTCAAGTACAG GATGATTATTTGGATTGCTATGGAGACCCAGAAGTCATTGGCAAGATAGGCACTGATATACAGGACTGTAAGTGTGGCTGGCTTGTCGTCCGAGCCTTAGAGGTAGCTAGCGAAGAGCAGAAGGACAAATTAAAG GAGTACTATGGAAAGTGGGACGATGAAGCTGTGCAGAAAgtgaaaaacatttacaaagagTTGAAAGTTGAAAGCTTGTATCTTCAGTTTGAGGAGGAGAGCTACACCAAGATCACCCACATGATCAACACGCTCGATGTCAAACTACCAAAGAGCATATTCCACGACTTTGTGAACAAAATCTATAAGAGACAAAAATAA